The Osmia bicornis bicornis chromosome 12, iOsmBic2.1, whole genome shotgun sequence genome includes a region encoding these proteins:
- the LOC114873205 gene encoding uncharacterized protein LOC114873205 — MSKLCCIGLSLATRIIGTYTMSLSVLTINVLMSNYFSRATDNEFFDSIQGWAFLGLNWIQVLRSSQAETKAQTAVVFFLAYTISFLLASAYLALGSISRKPKCAVPWMYLQMISIIDQSVALSIHLTHGSEYDAYDQSMWYIPVSSVYLLTSTYFWMVVQSARRQWAEERNGCADVDPMDIASATQSNNANGPKSPSFLSQNFAMFESPRPHTILPK, encoded by the exons ATGAGTAAACTCTGCTGTATCGGTCTATCGTTGGCCACCAGGATCATCGGCACGTACACCATG TCGCTCTCGGTACTCACGATAAACGTGTTAATGAGTAACTATTTCTCAAGAGCCACCGACAACGAGTTCTTCGATTCTATTCAGGGCTGGGCTTTCCTCGGTTTAAATTGGATACAAGTGTTAAGAAGCTCACAGGCAGAAACGAAAG CACAAACAGCGGTGGTATTTTTCCTCGCGTACAcgatatcatttttattggCCAGTGCGTATCTCGCTTTGGGATCGATCTCC AGGAAACCAAAGTGCGCCGTGCCTTGGATGTATTTGCAAATGATTAGCATAATAGATCAGTCTGTGGCGCTATCTATTCATCTGACACACGGATCGGAATACGATGCTTACGATCAATCAATGTGGTACATTCCAGTGTCCAGTGTTTATCTAT TGACGAGCACGTACTTTTGGATGGTCGTGCAATCCGCCCGGAGGCAATGGGCGGAAGAACGGAATGGTTGTGCCGATGTTGATCCAATGGATATCGCGTCCGCGACGCAATCGAACAATGCTAACGGGCCGAAATCGCCGTCATTTCTATCGCAAAACTTCGCGATGTTCGAATCACCGAGACCACATACGATTTTACCGAAATAA